A genomic region of Friedmanniella luteola contains the following coding sequences:
- a CDS encoding organic hydroperoxide resistance protein, translated as MTQTPTSIVYTASATTSGGRQGRSVSSDGVLDLTLTAPKEMGGTGEGTNPEQLFAAGYSACFNGALMMVARKAKVDASAAQVTANIGFGPEGDSFAITADLEVAIPGLELAQVQELAEAAHQVCPYSKAIRGNVPATVKAVAAA; from the coding sequence ATGACACAGACTCCGACCTCGATCGTCTACACCGCCTCCGCCACGACGAGCGGCGGCCGCCAGGGCCGCTCCGTCAGCAGCGACGGCGTGCTGGACCTCACCCTGACCGCCCCCAAGGAGATGGGCGGGACGGGCGAGGGCACGAATCCCGAGCAGCTCTTCGCCGCCGGCTACTCGGCCTGCTTCAACGGCGCGCTCATGATGGTGGCCCGCAAGGCGAAGGTCGACGCCTCCGCGGCGCAGGTCACCGCCAACATCGGCTTCGGGCCGGAGGGCGACAGCTTCGCCATCACCGCCGACCTCGAGGTGGCGATCCCGGGCCTCGAGCTCGCGCAGGTCCAGGAGCTCGCCGAGGCCGCCCACCAGGTGTGCCCGTACTCGAAGGCCATCCGCGGCAACGTGCCGGCGACCGTCAAGGCCGTCGCCGCCGCCTGA
- a CDS encoding type 1 glutamine amidotransferase domain-containing protein — protein sequence MVEDTKSVKRVAFLVAAEGIERAELVEPWAAVTDAGHEAVLLSPASGEVQLFEHLDAADTQAVDLTVGEAAVGDFDALVLPGGVANPDALRTDAAAVAFVREFAESGKAVAAICHAPWTLIEADVVRGKQLTSWPSLQTDLRNAGASWVDEKVVVDGNLITSRNPDDIPAFNNALLEALHHGVGSAQSISEA from the coding sequence ATGGTCGAAGACACGAAGTCAGTGAAGAGGGTCGCGTTCCTCGTGGCCGCCGAGGGCATCGAGCGGGCCGAGCTCGTCGAGCCGTGGGCCGCGGTGACCGACGCCGGGCACGAGGCGGTCCTGCTCAGCCCCGCGAGCGGTGAGGTGCAGCTGTTCGAGCACCTCGACGCCGCGGACACCCAGGCCGTGGACCTGACGGTCGGCGAAGCCGCCGTCGGCGACTTCGACGCGCTGGTGCTGCCCGGCGGCGTGGCGAACCCGGACGCGCTGCGCACCGACGCGGCCGCCGTCGCGTTCGTGCGGGAGTTCGCGGAGTCGGGCAAGGCGGTCGCCGCCATCTGCCACGCCCCCTGGACGCTCATCGAGGCCGACGTGGTGCGCGGCAAGCAGCTGACCTCCTGGCCCAGCCTGCAGACCGACCTCCGCAACGCCGGCGCGTCGTGGGTGGACGAGAAGGTCGTCGTCGACGGCAACCTGATCACCAGCCGCAACCCCGACGACATCCCCGCCTTCAACAACGCGCTGCTCGAGGCCCTGCACCACGGCGTCGGCAGCGCCCAGAGCATCAGCGAGGCCTGA
- a CDS encoding SDR family oxidoreductase: MSTPTAVVTGSSRGLGAVIARRLAADGWAVAVNYRTGADEADAVVAAVEEAGGAARAYRADVTDAADVHALVASAEADLGPVQAVVANATGPQPAVAIEDLTWEDHLDQLRFFVQSPTLLVQAALPTMKRRGTGRVVLIGSDMVGRALPRASAYTAAKAAQIGLVRSWSRELGPHGVTVNLVQPGWIPVERHEGADTTAYRADVPLGRMGTPDDVAGLVAYLAGDGAGFVTGQQISVNGGHTL, translated from the coding sequence ATGAGCACCCCCACCGCCGTCGTGACCGGATCCTCCCGTGGCCTGGGCGCCGTCATCGCCCGCCGGCTCGCCGCCGACGGCTGGGCCGTCGCGGTGAACTACCGAACGGGGGCGGACGAGGCCGACGCGGTGGTGGCCGCGGTCGAGGAGGCCGGCGGCGCCGCCCGCGCCTACCGGGCCGACGTCACCGACGCCGCCGACGTGCACGCCCTGGTCGCGTCGGCGGAGGCCGACCTCGGCCCGGTGCAGGCCGTCGTGGCCAACGCGACGGGGCCGCAGCCGGCCGTGGCGATCGAGGACCTGACCTGGGAGGACCACCTGGACCAGCTGCGGTTCTTCGTGCAGAGCCCGACCCTGCTGGTCCAGGCGGCGCTGCCGACGATGAAGCGACGGGGCACCGGCCGGGTGGTGCTGATCGGGTCCGACATGGTGGGCCGCGCGCTCCCCCGCGCCTCGGCCTACACCGCGGCCAAGGCGGCGCAGATCGGGCTGGTCCGCTCGTGGTCGCGCGAGCTCGGCCCGCACGGGGTGACGGTGAACCTGGTGCAGCCGGGCTGGATCCCCGTCGAGCGGCACGAGGGCGCCGACACCACCGCCTACCGCGCCGACGTGCCGCTGGGCCGGATGGGCACCCCGGACGACGTCGCGGGACTGGTCGCCTACCTGGCCGGTGACGGTGCCGGCTTCGTCACGGGGCAGCAGATCAGCGTCAACGGCGGCCACACGCTCTGA
- the ffh gene encoding signal recognition particle protein codes for MFDTLQDRLAATFKNLRGKGRLTEADIDAAAREIRVALLEADVNLAVVKDFVAAVKDRARGTELSGALNPGQQVIKIVNDELVTILGGETRLLRFAKRPPTVIMLAGLQGAGKTTLAGKLALWLKSEGHSPLLVAADLQRPNAVNQLQVVGQRAGVQVFAPEPGNGAGDPVAVAKASIGEAERRLFDVVIVDTAGRLGVDADLMQQAADIRDAVSPDEILFVVDAMIGQDAVNTAKAFAEGVGFDGVVLTKLDGDARGGAALSIARVTGSPIMFASNGEQLKDFDVFHPDRMASRILGMGDMLTLIEQAEKTFDAEQSAKAAAKLTGQGGEFGLADFLQQMQMVRKMGPLSKIFGMLPGMGEIKDQINNIDERDVDRIEAIIHSMTPTERDNPKIIDGSRRARIAKGSGVEVSEVNGLVNRFFEARKMMTSMASGKMPGMPGLPGMGGPKKPPAKQQKKKGARGVSGNPAKRNALPARAGDPADAAAAFGAGGLDQAALEKAMADFQLPPELRGRLGK; via the coding sequence GTGTTCGACACCCTGCAGGACCGCCTCGCCGCGACGTTCAAGAACCTCCGCGGCAAGGGCCGGCTCACCGAGGCCGACATCGACGCCGCCGCCCGTGAGATCCGGGTGGCGCTGCTCGAGGCCGACGTCAACCTGGCCGTGGTCAAGGACTTCGTCGCGGCCGTCAAGGACCGGGCCCGCGGGACCGAGCTGTCCGGGGCCCTCAACCCGGGCCAGCAGGTCATCAAGATCGTCAACGACGAGCTGGTCACGATCCTCGGCGGCGAGACCCGCCTGCTGCGCTTCGCCAAGCGGCCTCCGACGGTGATCATGCTCGCCGGCCTCCAGGGCGCCGGCAAGACGACCCTGGCCGGCAAGCTCGCGCTCTGGCTGAAGAGCGAGGGCCACTCGCCGCTGCTCGTCGCCGCCGACCTGCAGCGCCCGAACGCCGTCAACCAGCTGCAGGTGGTCGGCCAGCGGGCCGGCGTGCAGGTCTTCGCGCCGGAGCCCGGCAACGGCGCGGGGGACCCGGTCGCCGTCGCCAAGGCCTCCATCGGCGAGGCGGAGCGGCGGCTGTTCGACGTCGTCATCGTCGACACGGCCGGCCGGCTCGGCGTCGACGCCGACCTCATGCAGCAGGCCGCCGACATCCGCGACGCCGTCAGCCCCGACGAGATCCTCTTCGTCGTCGACGCGATGATCGGCCAGGACGCGGTCAACACGGCCAAGGCGTTCGCCGAGGGCGTCGGCTTCGACGGCGTCGTGCTCACCAAGCTCGACGGCGACGCCCGCGGTGGCGCGGCGCTCTCGATCGCCCGGGTGACCGGCAGCCCGATCATGTTCGCCTCGAACGGCGAGCAGCTCAAGGACTTCGACGTCTTCCACCCCGACCGGATGGCCAGCCGCATCCTCGGGATGGGCGACATGCTGACCCTGATCGAGCAGGCGGAGAAGACTTTCGACGCCGAGCAGTCGGCCAAGGCGGCGGCCAAGCTGACCGGCCAGGGCGGCGAGTTCGGCCTGGCCGACTTCCTGCAGCAGATGCAGATGGTCCGCAAGATGGGCCCGCTCTCCAAGATCTTCGGCATGCTGCCGGGGATGGGGGAGATCAAGGACCAGATCAACAACATCGACGAGCGCGACGTCGACCGGATCGAGGCGATCATCCACTCGATGACCCCGACCGAGCGCGACAACCCCAAGATCATCGACGGCTCGCGCCGCGCCCGGATCGCGAAGGGCTCGGGCGTCGAGGTGTCGGAGGTCAACGGGCTGGTCAACCGCTTCTTCGAGGCCCGCAAGATGATGACCTCGATGGCCTCGGGCAAGATGCCGGGGATGCCCGGCCTGCCGGGGATGGGTGGGCCGAAGAAGCCGCCGGCCAAGCAGCAGAAGAAGAAGGGGGCCCGCGGGGTGTCGGGGAACCCGGCCAAGCGGAACGCCCTGCCCGCGCGGGCGGGGGACCCGGCCGACGCCGCGGCGGCGTTCGGCGCCGGAGGGCTGGACCAGGCGGCGCTGGAGAAGGCGATGGCGGACTTCCAGCTGCCGCCGGAGCTGCGCGGGCGGCTCGGGAAGTAG
- a CDS encoding amidohydrolase family protein, with protein sequence MDATPRLHLQGVVLPDGEPRDLWLVDGVVRTEPVRDATTVATGGWIMPGLVDAHCHVGLEMHGAVPAERAEEHALADRAAGALLLRDAGSPADTRWIDDREDLPRLIRAGRHIARPKRYLRNYADEVEPESLVAAVERQVARGDGWVKIVGDWIDRGIGDLAPLWPQDVAAAAIARAHALGARVTAHVFGEQAATELVAAGIDGIEHGTGLTDATIDAMAARQVALVPTLVQLENFEGIAASAEEKFPTYAAHLRALYAGRLGVFARAHEAGVPIYAGTDAGGYLPHGLVGQEMGLLAGFSSAEHALGAGSWRARAWLGRPATLEEGAPADLVVFDADPRLDLSVLRRPRHVVLRGRVVG encoded by the coding sequence GTGGACGCGACGCCCCGGCTGCACCTGCAGGGCGTGGTGCTCCCCGACGGGGAGCCACGCGACCTGTGGCTGGTCGACGGCGTCGTCCGCACGGAGCCCGTGCGGGACGCCACCACGGTGGCGACCGGTGGCTGGATCATGCCGGGCCTGGTCGACGCCCACTGCCACGTCGGGCTGGAGATGCACGGCGCGGTGCCGGCCGAGCGGGCCGAGGAGCACGCGCTGGCCGACCGCGCCGCCGGGGCTCTGCTGCTCCGCGACGCCGGCTCGCCCGCCGACACCCGCTGGATCGACGACCGTGAGGACCTCCCCCGGCTGATCCGGGCGGGACGGCACATCGCCCGGCCCAAGCGCTACCTCCGCAACTACGCCGACGAGGTCGAACCGGAGTCGCTGGTCGCTGCCGTCGAGCGCCAGGTGGCCCGGGGGGACGGCTGGGTCAAGATCGTCGGCGACTGGATCGACCGGGGGATCGGAGACCTGGCGCCGCTCTGGCCGCAGGACGTCGCCGCGGCCGCGATCGCCCGCGCCCACGCGCTCGGGGCCCGCGTGACCGCGCACGTCTTCGGCGAGCAGGCAGCGACCGAGCTGGTGGCCGCGGGCATCGACGGCATCGAGCACGGCACCGGGCTGACCGACGCCACCATCGACGCGATGGCCGCCCGCCAGGTGGCGCTGGTGCCGACGCTGGTCCAGCTCGAGAACTTCGAGGGCATCGCCGCCAGCGCCGAGGAGAAGTTCCCCACCTACGCGGCGCACCTGCGCGCCCTCTACGCCGGACGGCTCGGGGTCTTCGCCCGGGCGCACGAGGCCGGGGTGCCGATCTACGCCGGCACGGACGCGGGCGGCTACCTGCCGCACGGGCTCGTCGGGCAGGAGATGGGGCTGCTCGCCGGGTTCAGCTCCGCCGAGCACGCGCTCGGGGCCGGCTCGTGGCGCGCGCGGGCCTGGCTGGGGCGCCCGGCCACGCTGGAGGAGGGTGCGCCGGCCGACCTCGTCGTCTTCGACGCCGACCCCCGGCTGGACCTGAGCGTGCTCCGCCGGCCCCGGCACGTGGTGCTGCGCGGCCGCGTGGTCGGCTGA
- a CDS encoding S1 family peptidase has translation MTASPRRRAGALLGVATATFVLAAGTAGPAAAAPAPPPSRSGDAAAAALARDTGVSTSTAQRRVSAQSALSRTSAEVDATLSPASSAGSWLDARTGTVTVAVTTAAAAARARALGATPKRVAHSAAQLTRVRQDLDGWARAEGAGQVVSWGVDEQTNAVRVRTTAGADDRVTAAFVRHARSHGSKVTVTSTTARVQPMADLLGGRQIEFAGYVCSVGFNARTAAGAPVMLTAGHCGEGYQTFRSGGTLVGKTSAFSFPGNDYARAPISSSWTARGRVSTWDGRSVAVKGSAAAAVGAAICKSGRTTGWTCGTVRAKNQTVNYSNDDGSTSVVSGLTETSTCTEGGDSGGANLSGTQAQGLTSGGAGYGSQGVCGEKVGQPNLSYIQPVREALSAYGLTLVTG, from the coding sequence ATGACCGCATCCCCCCGCCGACGCGCCGGTGCCCTGCTGGGCGTCGCCACGGCGACGTTCGTCCTGGCCGCCGGCACCGCCGGCCCGGCCGCCGCCGCCCCGGCGCCCCCTCCGTCCCGCAGCGGTGACGCCGCTGCCGCGGCCCTCGCCCGCGACACCGGCGTCTCGACCTCGACCGCCCAGCGGCGGGTGAGCGCCCAGTCCGCCCTCAGCCGGACCAGCGCCGAGGTCGACGCCACGCTGTCCCCGGCCAGCTCGGCCGGCAGCTGGCTGGACGCCCGCACGGGTACGGTCACCGTCGCGGTGACCACCGCCGCCGCGGCCGCTCGGGCCCGGGCGCTGGGCGCCACGCCGAAGCGGGTCGCCCACAGCGCCGCCCAGCTGACGCGGGTCCGGCAGGACCTCGACGGCTGGGCCCGCGCCGAGGGGGCCGGCCAGGTGGTCAGCTGGGGCGTCGACGAGCAGACCAACGCCGTCCGCGTCCGCACCACGGCCGGCGCCGACGACCGGGTGACCGCGGCGTTCGTGCGGCACGCCCGCAGCCACGGCTCGAAGGTGACGGTCACCTCGACGACCGCGCGGGTGCAGCCGATGGCCGACCTGCTGGGGGGCCGCCAGATCGAGTTCGCCGGCTACGTCTGCTCCGTCGGGTTCAACGCCCGCACCGCCGCCGGCGCGCCCGTCATGCTGACGGCCGGGCACTGCGGCGAGGGCTACCAGACCTTCCGCAGCGGCGGCACCCTGGTCGGGAAGACGAGTGCCTTCAGCTTCCCCGGCAACGACTACGCGCGGGCGCCGATCAGCTCCAGCTGGACCGCCCGTGGCCGGGTGAGCACCTGGGACGGCCGCTCGGTGGCGGTGAAGGGCTCGGCGGCCGCCGCCGTCGGTGCGGCGATCTGCAAGAGCGGGCGGACGACGGGCTGGACCTGCGGCACCGTCCGCGCCAAGAACCAGACGGTGAACTACAGCAACGACGACGGCAGCACCAGCGTCGTCTCCGGCCTGACCGAGACGAGCACCTGCACCGAGGGGGGCGACTCCGGCGGGGCCAACCTGTCCGGGACCCAGGCCCAGGGCCTGACCAGCGGCGGCGCCGGGTACGGCAGCCAGGGCGTCTGCGGGGAGAAGGTCGGCCAGCCGAACCTCTCCTACATCCAGCCGGTCCGCGAGGCGCTGAGCGCCTACGGGCTGACCCTGGTCACCGGCTGA
- a CDS encoding dienelactone hydrolase family protein — translation METVAIDTRLEGRLAVLVRPAAPGPWPGVVMVHEIWGIDDVLRRQAERLASAGFVVLAPDLFEDGPRLRCMRAAFAALKARTGPPFALLQAAREQLLDDRHVNGKVGVIGFCMGGGFALLLSSDGFDASAVNYGMIPDDVDEVLRGACPVVASYGGRDKQLVGAVPRLTAALEANDVPHDVAVYPSAGHSFLNDAPNGPLLARPLLKLGHVGPDPVAAQDAWRRIEAFFGTHLAADEPAAGASTP, via the coding sequence ATGGAGACCGTGGCGATCGACACCCGACTCGAGGGCCGGCTGGCCGTCCTCGTCCGCCCCGCCGCCCCCGGCCCCTGGCCCGGCGTCGTCATGGTCCACGAGATCTGGGGCATCGACGACGTGCTGCGCCGCCAGGCCGAGCGGCTCGCCTCCGCCGGCTTCGTGGTGCTGGCGCCCGACCTGTTCGAGGACGGACCGCGGCTGCGCTGCATGCGTGCGGCCTTCGCCGCGCTGAAGGCGCGGACCGGCCCGCCGTTCGCGCTGCTCCAGGCCGCGCGCGAGCAGCTGCTCGACGACCGACACGTCAACGGCAAGGTCGGGGTGATCGGTTTCTGCATGGGCGGCGGCTTCGCCCTGCTGCTGTCCTCCGACGGCTTCGACGCCAGCGCGGTGAACTACGGGATGATCCCGGACGACGTGGACGAGGTGCTCCGCGGCGCCTGCCCGGTCGTGGCGAGCTACGGGGGCCGGGACAAGCAGCTGGTCGGCGCGGTGCCGCGGCTCACCGCAGCCCTGGAGGCGAACGACGTCCCCCACGACGTGGCGGTGTACCCGAGCGCCGGGCACAGCTTCCTCAACGACGCCCCGAACGGGCCGCTGCTGGCCCGTCCGCTGCTGAAGCTCGGCCACGTCGGCCCCGACCCGGTCGCCGCGCAGGACGCGTGGCGCCGGATCGAGGCCTTCTTCGGCACCCACCTGGCGGCCGACGAACCGGCGGCCGGCGCGTCGACGCCGTGA
- the rpsP gene encoding 30S ribosomal protein S16 translates to MAVKIRLKRLGKIRSPHYRIVVADSRTKRDGRAIEEIGKYHPKNDPSVIEVNSERAQYWLRVGAQPTEAVVALLKRTGDWQSYSGDTSPSGVEPQREKPNKTEIFNAALAEAGSEPQTAAISTRRGRGTVEGTPAEAADAADAGAAAAETPATETPEA, encoded by the coding sequence GTGGCTGTCAAGATTCGTCTGAAGCGCCTGGGCAAGATCCGGTCGCCGCACTACCGCATCGTCGTCGCCGACTCCCGGACCAAGCGGGACGGTCGGGCGATCGAGGAGATCGGCAAGTACCACCCCAAGAACGACCCGTCGGTCATCGAGGTCAACTCCGAGCGGGCCCAGTACTGGCTCCGTGTCGGCGCGCAGCCGACCGAGGCCGTCGTCGCGCTGCTCAAGCGGACCGGCGACTGGCAGAGCTACTCCGGCGACACCTCGCCCTCGGGCGTCGAGCCGCAGCGGGAGAAGCCCAACAAGACCGAGATCTTCAACGCCGCGCTGGCCGAGGCCGGCAGCGAGCCGCAGACCGCCGCCATCTCCACCCGGCGCGGCCGCGGCACCGTCGAGGGCACCCCCGCGGAGGCCGCTGACGCCGCCGACGCGGGTGCGGCCGCCGCCGAGACCCCCGCCACCGAGACCCCCGAGGCCTGA
- a CDS encoding RNA-binding protein, translating into MLADALEHLVRGIVTNPGDVVVKDKDLRRGRMLEVRVNPEDIGKVIGRNGRTATALRTVVAALAGRDQVRVDFVDVDKGPRRTGSTGGGGSRRR; encoded by the coding sequence GTGCTGGCCGATGCGCTCGAGCACCTCGTCCGCGGCATCGTCACCAACCCCGGCGACGTCGTGGTGAAGGACAAGGACCTGCGTCGCGGGCGGATGCTCGAGGTGCGGGTGAACCCCGAGGACATCGGCAAGGTGATCGGTCGCAACGGCCGCACGGCGACCGCGCTCCGCACGGTCGTCGCGGCGCTCGCCGGGCGTGACCAGGTCCGGGTCGACTTCGTCGACGTGGACAAGGGCCCGCGCCGCACCGGCAGCACCGGCGGTGGCGGCTCCCGCCGTCGCTGA
- the rimM gene encoding ribosome maturation factor RimM (Essential for efficient processing of 16S rRNA), whose product MAETVEVVVGIIGRAHGIRGDVTIEVRTDEPERRFAVGAVLRSEDGRRTFTVTSSRDHSGRLLVHFDQLPDRTAAEAARSTVLVTDVDPAERPEDDDEFYDRQLIGMVVRSADGARVGTVSDVLHLPLQDTLELATDDGTRLVPFVAAVVPRVDLAAGELHLADVPGLLTDRDEDDPEADDADEDDPAGEDADRPGDDRA is encoded by the coding sequence ATGGCTGAGACCGTCGAGGTGGTGGTCGGTATAATCGGCCGCGCCCACGGGATCCGCGGTGACGTGACCATCGAGGTCCGCACCGACGAGCCCGAGCGCCGTTTCGCCGTCGGCGCGGTCCTGCGGTCCGAGGACGGCCGGCGCACCTTCACCGTCACCAGCTCCCGCGACCACTCAGGCCGGCTGCTCGTGCACTTCGACCAGCTGCCCGACCGCACGGCGGCCGAGGCCGCCCGCAGCACCGTCCTCGTCACCGACGTCGACCCGGCCGAGCGCCCCGAGGACGACGACGAGTTCTACGACCGCCAGCTGATCGGCATGGTCGTCCGGTCCGCCGACGGCGCTCGGGTGGGCACCGTCAGCGACGTCCTGCACCTGCCGCTGCAGGACACCCTCGAGCTGGCGACCGACGACGGCACCCGGCTGGTGCCCTTCGTGGCCGCCGTGGTGCCACGCGTCGACCTGGCGGCGGGCGAGCTGCACCTGGCCGACGTCCCCGGCCTGCTCACCGACCGCGACGAGGACGACCCCGAGGCCGATGACGCCGACGAGGACGACCCCGCCGGGGAGGACGCGGACCGGCCGGGGGACGACCGGGCCTGA
- the trmD gene encoding tRNA (guanosine(37)-N1)-methyltransferase TrmD has product MRLDIVSIFPEYLAPLELSLVGKAVRTGIVELAVHDLRQWTHDRHRTVDDTPYGGGAGMVMKPDPWGEALDALVPPGTAGDPVLLVMTPSGRRFDQALAAELAGERHLVVACGRYEGIDARVVEHARSRLRVLEVSLGDYVLNGGEAAALAITEAVVRLLPGVIGNPASLTEESHAAGHDGLLEYPVYTKPPSWRGLDVPPVLFSGHHGQIAAWRREQAVERTRQRRPDLLPSEYDPLVVARAVEADAGELWTLQQAAYLAEGRRHGTFDIPPLAETLAELRASLADGLVLVARRAGRLVGSVRGEVRGDDVWYVGRLMVAPDLQRAGVGSALLERVEAMAPPSTRRIALVTGVHSDANVAFYRRRGYRVVGRRSHPGVDVLDLEKPWAPTGGGTVVTGEV; this is encoded by the coding sequence ATGCGTCTCGACATCGTCTCGATCTTCCCCGAGTACCTCGCCCCGCTGGAGCTCTCGCTGGTCGGCAAGGCCGTCCGCACCGGGATCGTCGAGCTGGCCGTGCACGACCTGCGGCAGTGGACGCACGACCGGCACCGCACCGTCGACGACACCCCCTACGGCGGGGGCGCCGGGATGGTCATGAAGCCCGACCCGTGGGGGGAGGCGCTCGACGCCCTCGTCCCGCCCGGCACCGCGGGCGACCCGGTGCTGCTGGTCATGACCCCGTCGGGCCGGCGCTTCGACCAGGCCCTCGCCGCCGAGCTGGCGGGGGAGCGGCACCTCGTCGTCGCCTGCGGCCGCTACGAGGGCATCGACGCCCGGGTGGTCGAGCACGCGCGCAGCCGCCTGCGGGTGCTGGAGGTCAGCCTGGGCGACTACGTGCTGAACGGCGGCGAGGCCGCGGCGCTGGCCATCACCGAGGCCGTCGTCCGGCTGCTGCCGGGCGTCATCGGCAACCCGGCGTCGCTGACGGAGGAGTCGCACGCGGCCGGCCACGACGGCCTCCTCGAGTACCCCGTCTACACCAAGCCGCCGAGCTGGCGCGGCCTGGACGTGCCCCCCGTGCTGTTCTCCGGCCACCACGGCCAGATCGCCGCCTGGCGCCGCGAGCAGGCCGTCGAGCGCACCCGGCAGCGCCGCCCGGACCTGCTGCCGTCCGAGTACGACCCGCTGGTGGTGGCGCGGGCCGTCGAGGCCGACGCCGGCGAGCTCTGGACCCTGCAGCAGGCCGCCTACCTGGCCGAGGGGCGCCGGCACGGCACCTTCGACATCCCGCCGCTGGCCGAGACGCTCGCGGAGCTCCGGGCCTCCCTCGCCGACGGCCTCGTGCTGGTCGCGCGCCGGGCCGGCCGGCTCGTCGGCTCGGTGCGGGGCGAGGTCCGCGGGGACGACGTCTGGTACGTCGGCCGGCTGATGGTGGCCCCCGACCTGCAGCGGGCCGGCGTGGGCAGCGCCCTGCTGGAGCGGGTCGAGGCGATGGCACCGCCCAGCACCCGCCGGATCGCCCTGGTGACCGGCGTGCACAGCGACGCCAACGTGGCCTTCTACCGGCGGCGCGGCTACCGCGTCGTCGGCCGGCGCTCGCACCCCGGGGTCGACGTGCTCGACCTGGAGAAGCCCTGGGCCCCGACAGGCGGCGGGACGGTGGTGACCGGCGAGGTGTAG
- a CDS encoding succinate dehydrogenase cytochrome b subunit: MATTTLSPTQRAVRTTVALKALMAVSGLILIGYLLAHMYGNLKVFAGQQAFDDYAHHLRTLGEPILPHTGLLWIIRVVLLAAVFGHGWAAFKLWARARHARGGGGAKRYQSTKGRTGVQRTYSSFTLRWGGIVIALFVIFHLLHFTWNTIHPGGASDSPYQRVVNGFGVWWVVVAYTLAMVAVGFHLRHGTWSALTTLGLNTSAAMRHRLNVLAYVVAGVVTVGFLLPPYSILLGLVS; the protein is encoded by the coding sequence GTGGCAACGACAACCCTGTCGCCGACGCAGCGCGCCGTCCGGACGACGGTCGCGCTCAAGGCGCTGATGGCGGTCAGCGGGCTGATCCTGATCGGCTACCTGCTGGCCCACATGTACGGCAACCTCAAGGTCTTCGCGGGTCAGCAGGCCTTCGACGACTACGCGCACCACCTCCGCACCCTCGGCGAGCCGATCCTGCCCCACACCGGGCTGCTGTGGATCATCCGCGTCGTGCTCCTCGCGGCGGTGTTCGGTCACGGCTGGGCCGCCTTCAAGCTGTGGGCCCGCGCCCGCCACGCCCGCGGGGGCGGCGGCGCCAAGCGCTACCAGTCGACGAAGGGCCGGACCGGGGTCCAGCGGACCTACTCCTCCTTCACCCTGCGGTGGGGCGGCATCGTGATCGCGCTGTTCGTGATCTTCCACCTGCTGCACTTCACCTGGAACACCATCCACCCGGGCGGGGCGAGCGACAGCCCCTACCAGCGCGTCGTCAACGGCTTCGGCGTCTGGTGGGTCGTGGTGGCCTACACCCTCGCCATGGTCGCGGTGGGCTTCCACCTGCGGCACGGCACCTGGAGCGCCCTCACGACGCTGGGCCTCAACACCTCCGCCGCGATGCGGCACCGGCTGAACGTCCTGGCCTACGTGGTCGCCGGTGTCGTCACCGTCGGCTTCCTCCTTCCTCCGTACAGCATTCTCCTGGGGCTGGTGAGCTGA